The following coding sequences are from one Culex quinquefasciatus strain JHB chromosome 1, VPISU_Cqui_1.0_pri_paternal, whole genome shotgun sequence window:
- the LOC119771193 gene encoding myosin regulatory light chain sqh codes for MSSRKTAGRRGTTKKRAQRATSNVFAMFDQAQIAEFKEAFNMIDQNRDGFIEKEDLHDMLASLGKNPTEDYLDGMMNEAPGPINFTMFLTLFGERLQGTDPEDVIKNAFGCFDEENTGMLNEERLRELLTTMGDRFTDEDVDEMFREAPIKNTMFDYIEFTRILKHGAKDKDEQ; via the coding sequence ATGTCTTCCCGCAAAACGGCCGGTCGCCGCGGCACCACCAAGAAGCGTGCCCAGCGCGCCACCTCGAACGTGTTCGCCATGTTCGATCAGGCCCAGATCGCCGAGTTCAAGGAGGCGTTCAACATGATCGACCAGAACCGGGACGGGTTCATCGAGAAGGAGGACCTGCACGACATGCTGGCCTCGCTGGGCAAGAACCCGACCGAGGACTACCTGGACGGGATGATGAACGAGGCGCCGGGGCCGATCAATTTCACCATGTTTTTGACGCTGTTTGGCGAGCGGCTGCAGGGAACCGACCCGGAGGACGTGATCAAGAACGCGTTCGGCTGCTTCGACGAGGAGAACACCGGCATGCTGAACGAGGAACGGCTGCGCGAGCTGCTGACCACGATGGGCGATCGGTTCACCGACGAGGACGTGGACGAGATGTTCCGCGAGGCACCGATCAAGAATACGATGTTCGACTACATCGAATTTACCAGAATTCTCAAGCACGGCGCCAAGGACAAGGACGAACAGTAA